A stretch of the Marasmius oreades isolate 03SP1 chromosome 8, whole genome shotgun sequence genome encodes the following:
- a CDS encoding uncharacterized protein (BUSCO:EOG092651HW), giving the protein MSNKIVPAIYQAVIEDVMNGIKPEFEEYGVGDDVFTQLREKWQAKLLESRVADFEAVQQPAAQSQHHPYPPHPILMPGTHPHYYTSPPAPGQIKTEPTDPRYALTAPQLQYAMPPLPGPQLNGAVRPQQFGGQAGVLSFASVSPPTIANNGPASAAGIPLGRQYVPNVALSNSSSQPSTSASAPTTNGTNTTNGNRIPQVDGPSEDSDDSPSPPPFAPRPSHPSLPQPQSQTASSSGAGDEAINSDLDDSDEGDDEGIEEGTVHDADIVFCTYDKVARVKNKWKCILKDGMIHVNNKDYLFSKCTGEFEW; this is encoded by the exons ATGTCGAATAAAATTGTG CCTGCCATCTATCAAGCTGTTATTGAAGATGTAATGAACGGTATCAAGCCTGAATTTGAGGAGTATGGCGTTGGAGACGATGTTTTCACTCAGCTGCGAGAA AAATGGCAAGCTAAGCTCTTGGAATCTCGTGTGGCCGATTTCGAAGCTGTTCAACAGCCCGCTGCCCAATCACAACACCACCCATATCCTCCTCATCCAATACTGATGCCTGGTACTCATCCTCACTACTATACTTCACCCCCTGCTCCTGGACAAATCAAGACTGAACCGACGGATCCACGCTACGCTCTCACTGCGCCCCAGCTGCAGTACGCGATGCCCCCGTTGCCTGGTCCTCAGCTCAATGGAGCTGTGCGACCACAGCAGTTTGGTGGCCAAGCAGGTGTTCTATCGTTTGCCTCTGTCTCTCCGCCGACTATCGCAAACAACGGTCCCGCATCAGCGGCCGGTATCCCCCTTGGTCGACAATACGTTCCGAATGTAGCGCTAAGCAACTCCTCTTCCCAGCCAAGTACTTCAGCGTCTGCACCTACCACTAATGGCACCAATACCACAAATGGGAATCGTATCCCTCAAGTAGATGGTCCGTCGGAAGATTCTGATGATTCACCATCCCCTCCCCCTTTTGCACCACGGCCGTCTCACCCTTCTCTCCCTCAACCACAATCGCAAactgcttcatcttccggTGCTGGTGATGAAGCAATCAATTCCGATCTTGACGACTCTGATGAAGGTGACGACGAAGGCATCGAGGAGGGAACTGTGCACGACGCTGACATCGTGTTTTGTACATATGATAAG GTTGCTAGAGTCAAAAACAAGTGGAAGTGTATTCTGAAAGATGGCATGATTCATGTCAATAATAAGGATTATCTCTTCTCAAAATGCACTGG CGAGTTTGAATGGTAA
- the CCT3 gene encoding T-complex protein 1 subunit gamma, with amino-acid sequence MIELSRTQDEECGDGTTSVIILAGEILAQSLSQLERDIHPVVIISAYNKALKEALDIIQRISVPIDVKNDEEMLSLIKTSIGTKFVMRWSDLMCKLALQAVRTVAQEENGLKTVDIKRYARVEKIPGGEIEQSQVLSGVMLNKDITHSRMRRRISNPRIILLDCPLEYKKGESQTNMEFSKESDWQRAQDIEEEQVKAMVNRILEFKPDLVITEKGVSDLAQHVLVKHNVSAIRRVRKSDNNRIALAVGATIVNRVEDLRDSDVGMKCGLFNIEKIGDEYFTFLTDCNTPKACTIVLRGPSKDILNEIDRNLADAMSVARNVVFNPTLAPGGGATEMAIGVGLQAKARSIVGVEGWPFRAVADAMEVIPRTLVQNAGGNAIRVLTELRAKHANGENSWGVNGETGKIVDMKSYGLYESASVKIQTLKTAIEAARMLLRVDDVVQAVRKDREQNQGPPPEEMMEG; translated from the exons ATGATTGAGCTTAGTCGCACGCAAGATGAGGAGTGTGGAGATGGAACTACAAGTGTAATCATCCTGG CGGGTGAGATTCTTGCACAATCGCTGTCTCAACTGGAACGAGATATCCATCCTGTTGTCATCATCTCCGCTTATAACAAGGCACTGAAAGAAGCTCTGGATATTATCCAGCGGATATCGGTGCCGATCGACGTAAAAAACGACGAGGAGATGTTGTCTCTCATAAAGACGTCTATCGGCACGAAGTTCGTTATGCGATGGTCCGATCTCATGTGCAAACTTGCGTTACAGGCGGTTCGAACTGTCGCGCAGGAAGAAAATGGACTTAAAACTGTGGACATCAAGCGATACGCGCGTGTCGAGAAGATACCAGGCGGGGAAATAGAACAGAGTCAAGTATTGAGCGGGGTCATGTTGAACAAGGACATCACCCACTCTCGTATGAGACGACGAATCTCAAACCCGAGAATTATATTATTGGATTGCCCGTTGGAATAtaagaaaggagagagtCAGACGAACATGGAGTTTTCTAAGGAAAGCGACTGGCAACGTGCTCAAGACATCGAAGAAGAGCAGGTTAAAGCAATGGTCAACAGAATTCTAGAGTTCAAACCAGACCTTGTTATCACAGAGAAGGGTGTTTCAG ACCTTGCTCAACATGTTCTGGTCAAGCATAACGTATCAGCAATCCGACGAGTACGAAAGTCAGACAATAACCGTATCGCGCTAGCTGTTGGTGCGACCATCGTCAATCGGGTGGAGGACTTACGCGATTCCGATGTCGGGATGAAATGCGGTCTTTTCAACATTGAAAAGATTGGAGACGA GTATTTCACTTTCCTTACCGATTGTAACACTCCCAAAGCATGCACCATCGTTCTCCGAGGTCCTTCAAAGGATATTCTCAACGAGATCGACCGAAACCTTGCTGATGCAATGTCAGTTGCCCGAAATGTGGTTTTCAACCCTACACTTGCTCCAGGTGGTGGCGCGACAGAGATGGCCATCGGTGTCGGTTTGCAAGCAAAAGCAAGGAGCATCGTCGGTGTTGAGGGATGGCCATTTAGAGCTGTAGCCGATGCAATGGAGGTCATACCGAGGACGTTGGTCCAAAACGCTGGAGGAAATGCAATCCGTGTCTTGACTGAACTTCGC GCTAAACACGCAAATGGAGAGAACTCGTGGGGAGTCAATGGTGAGACTGGAAAGATCGTGGACATGAAATCCTATGGTCTCTACGAGTCCGCCAGCGTCAAG ATTCAAACCTTGAAGACTGCTATTGAGGCTGCTCGGATGTTGTTGCGAGTGGACGACGTTGTGCAGGCTGTTAGAAAAGACAGAGAGCAAAATCAAGGTCCTCCTCCGgaggaaatgatggaaggCTAG
- a CDS encoding uncharacterized protein (BUSCO:EOG09263UWJ) gives MSASDPLLALRQAVKSKSPVTFAKNSEPCSSLAIATHIVISGHAFLKSISTRFFTGSGSSSASSHDTYSLAAIYLAWAHKNSPGAEYMKQAREAGLMTGFVSVTERKGVVDWLEGTVEDHDRLAPLASSTTPPGTPPSVYQRTLAVGGASGNSSSFVLPSSHTSGTTSPTKRRYIPDSHDAEVVKKIKLQEVELRDKNSVLRGVKANNFSSVRQAFAEKLKKLKDAGRAGAAPAAVTPVPDPKMQARKARQNYPIIMISSSPTALITMHNVKRFLQESVFEPSLEAQARARSEGNSRPEDMIPIYRKLTHIDSSGKETAVHSKYFVVDSTEALSKFGGADAWDRVVCVMTTGQAWQFRPYRWSEPKILFHHVKGVYVSWTTEPPNPKIRDWNVTELKIDQHRRHVDKSVVAHFWRILDEWTLANKPWLVKGPM, from the exons ATGTCAGCTTCAGATCCTCTTTTGGCTCTTCGCCAGGCAGTAAAATCCAAATCTCCCGTTACATTCGCAAAAAATTCCGAACCTTGCTCTTCCCTCGCGATTGCAACACACATTGTCATTTCTGGACATGCATTTTTAAAGTCAATATCAACTCGATTCTTCACAGGCTCAGGTTCTTCCTCCGCATCGTCTCACGACACTTACAGTCTAGCAGCGATATACCTCGCATGGGCTCACAAGAACTCTCCTGGTGCAGAGTACATGAAGCAGGCGAGGGAGGCAGGACTTATGACAGGGTTTGTCAGTGTTACagagagaaagggagtcGTAGATTGGCTAGAGGGTACAGTGGAGGATCATGATCGACTTGCACCACTGGCCTCTTCGACAACTCCTCCGGGGACTCCTCCTTCAGTTTATCAGCGAACTCTTGCCGTCGGTGGCGCGTCCGGAAACTCGTCGTCCTTCgttcttccttcctctcaTACTTCTGGTACTACTTCCCCGACCAAGCGCAGGTATATACCAGACTCTCATGATGCAGAGGTTGTGAAAAAGAtcaaacttcaagaagtGGAACTTCGGGATAAAAATTCGGTGTTACGGGGTGTTAAAGCAAAT aacttctcctctgtccggCAGGCTTTCGCGGAGAAACTCAAGAAGCTGAAAGACGCCGGTCGAGCTGGTGCTGCACCAGCTGCTGTAACGCCTGTACCAG ATCCTAAGATGCAAGCCCGTAAAGCTA GGCAAAACTATCCAATAATAATGATCTCGTCGTCACCAACCGCCCTCATAACAATGCACAATGTCAAGCGGTTTCTCCAAGAATCAGT ATTCGAGCCATCTCTAGAGGCACAGGCAAGAGCTCGTTCGGAAGGCAATTCTCGACCTGAGGATATGATCCCAATATATCGGAAATTGACGCACATCGATTCGAGCGGCAAAGAGACGGCCGTTCATAGCAA ATACTTCGTCGTTGATTCGACGGAAGCTTTATCAAAATTTGGGGGCGCGGATGCTTGGGACCGTGTCGTATGTGTCATGACTACCGGTCAGGCATGGCAATTTAGGCCCTACAGATGGAGCGAACCCAAAATCCTATTTCACCATG TGAAAGGTGTTTATGTGTCGTGGACCACGGAGCCCCCGAATCCTAAAATCAGGGATTGGAATGTAACCGAACTGAAG ATCGACCAACACCGGAGACACGTCGATAAGAGTGTGGTGGCACATTTTTGGAGGATTCTTGATGAATGGACACTGGCCAATAAACCGTGGCTTGTGAAGGGTCCGATGTAA
- the MEF1_1 gene encoding Elongation factor G, mitochondrial, which produces MFARKLASSSRPFSRPFLFSATSKAATATAAAPIADLAPSPPTYPLTDQDHRRLTFQRNIGVSAHIDSGKTTLTERILFYTGRIREIHEVRGRDNVGAKMDSMDLEREKGITIQSAATFCDWETTNPVTKDTSKYAVNIIDTPGHVDFTIEVERALRVLDGAILVLCAVAGVQSQTTTVDRQMRRYNVPRISFVNKMDRPGANPWRIVQQIRTKLRMTAAAVQVPIGVEDEFKGVVDLVHWRSIYNEGHKGIDLVVRDEIPSELLDLAKAKRIELIEQLAEVDEEIGDLVLSDQQPTNVQLADAIRRATIALKFSPVFLGSAIKNTAVQPLLDGVCAYLPNPSESEVFAHDTNQPTSAPQVPLTPSANAPLVSLAFKLEEGRFGQLTYMRVYQGSLRKGQTIYNARTGKKVKVPRLVRMHSNEMEDIESIGPGEICAIFGVECSSGDTFTDGSTNYSMASAVHGRTVSGALLSLFRHLCLFLSPSSPSLSSRMASKLPISLVLSIVSRRRILLSAYMSMPLPKRPSFLEWGNSILRSTLNACAANTMLTAPPVNLASRSVRLSPNVRTSIIHTKSRLVVPANMPRLSGISNPWNQSKTSRREVEHRRAKGSSTM; this is translated from the exons ATGTTTGCCAGGAAATTGGCCTCCTCTTCGAGGCCATTTTCACGGCCCTTCTTGTTCTCAGCAACTTCCAAGGCCGCTACTGCGACTGCGGCCGCTCCAATTGCCGACCTGGCTCCTTCCCCTCCCACATATCCTCTTACCGACCAAGACCATAGACGACTGACATTTCAGCGCAATATTGGTGTTTCTGCACATATAGACTCAGGAAAAACAACTTTGACGGAACGTATACTATTTTATACCGGTCGGATACGAGAGATACACGAG GTTCGTGGACGAGATAATGTCGGTGCTAAAATGGACAGCATGGATCTTGAACGAGAGAAAGGAATAACTATTCAAAGTGCTGCCACTTTCTGCGATTGGGAAACCACCAATCCTGTAACCAAGGACACTTCCAAATACGCCGTTAACATCATCGACACTCCAGGTCACGTCGATTTTACAATAGAAGTTGAACGCGCCTTACGTGTCCTAGATGGTGCTATTCTGGTTCTATGCGCTGTTGCCGGTGTACAGAGTCAAACAACCACCGTCGACAGGCAGATGCGCAGATACAACGTTCCGAGGATCTCTTTTGTCAACAAGATGGATCGGCCTGGTGCCAACCCGTGGAGAATTGTGCAACAAATTCGCACGAAACTCCGTATGACCGCAGCCGCCGTCCAGGTTCCCATAGGCGTTGAGGACGAGTTTAAAGGCGTGGTAGACCTTGTCCATTGGCGTTCAATCTATAATGAAGGACACAAGGG TATCGACCTCGTAGTCCGGGACGAAATACCTTCCGAACTATTAGACCTGGCCAAGGCTAAGCGGATTGAACTCATTGAACAGCTTGCCGAAGTCGATGAAGAAATTGGCGACCTTGTTCTCTCCGACCAGCAGCCAACTAATGTTCAGCTTGCTGACGCTATCCGTCGGGCCACTATAGCCCTCAAATTTTCTCCCGTCTTCCTTGGCTCTGCAATCAAGAATACAGCTGTTCAACCTTTACTTGATGGAGTTTGTGCATACCTTCCCAACCCATCTGAATCCGAAGTTTTCGCTCACGATACGAACCAACCGACCTCTGCCCCCCAAGTTCCCCTCACTCCTTCTGCCAACGCTCCCTTGGTGTCCTTGGCGTTCAAGCTGGAAGAAGGAAGGTTTGGACAATTGACTTACATGCGCGTATACCAAGGGTCCCTCAGAAAAGGACAAACGATTTATAACGCTCGCACTGGGAAAAAGGTGAAAGTTCCTCGTTTGGTCCGTATGCACAGCAACGAGATGGAAGACATTGAATCCATTGGTCCTGGTGAAATTTGTGCTATTTTCGGAGTGGAGTGCTCCAGTGGTGACACCTTCACCGATGGTTCGACGAATTACTCGATGGCAAGTGCTGTTCATGGTCGAACCGTGAGCGGCGCTTTACTAAGTCTTTTCAGACATCTATGTTTGTTCCTGAGCCCGTCATCTCCCTCGCTATCAAGTCGAATGGCATCGAAACTCCCAATTTCTCTCGTGCTCTCAATCGTTTCCAGAAGGAGGATCCTACTTTCCGCGTACATGTCGATGCCACTTCCAAAGAGACCATCATTTCTGGAATGGGGGAACTCCATCTTGAGATCTACGTTGAACGCATGCGCCGCGAATACAATGTTGACTGCACCACCGGTAAACCTCGCGTCGCGTTCCGTGAGACTATCACCCAACGTGCGGACTTCAATTATACACACAAAAAGCAGACTGGTGGTGCCGGCCAATATGCCAAGGTTATCGGGTATATCGAACCCTTGGAATCAGAGCAAGACATCGAGGAGGGAAGTGGAACACCGAAGGGCAAAGGGTTCGTCGACGATGTAA
- the MEF1_2 gene encoding Elongation factor G, mitochondrial, which translates to MTVEVVAPVEFQSSVIGGLNTRRGTIIDSEVRDDEFTCIAEVALNDMFGYSNQLRGSTQGKGEFSMEYKNHMPVLPSLQKEMEEAYRKTLPQTKK; encoded by the exons ATGACGGTCGAAGTGGTCGCCCCCGTTGAATTCCAAA GCTCCGTCATTGGTGGTTTGAATACTCGCCGGGGAACCATCATTGACAGCGAAGTTCGTGATGACGAGTTTACTTGTATCGCCGAGGTTGCCCTCAACGATATGTTTGGATATTCAAATCAGCTTCGGGGCTCAACTCAAGGCAAAGGAGAGTTCAGCATGGAATACAAG AACCACATGCCTGTTCTACCCAGCCTGCaaaaggagatggaggaagcATACAGAAAAACACTTCCCCAGACTAAAAAGTAG